A region from the Brassica napus cultivar Da-Ae chromosome C8, Da-Ae, whole genome shotgun sequence genome encodes:
- the LOC106423710 gene encoding fanconi-associated nuclease 1 homolog isoform X2, which produces MLTGRESLLRLIGKRRRSLPSRHNLLSTPTPNSLNLDVNDSGNLISPTRDNIRSPETPTSPGNSDDLCLSRKNKKKRRLTQTTLLQWSGSKQSEDSPFIHPQKQQQQQQSILEFDDDSSSEEISKTVALDEANGDEAIQTFIVGRKFSDIQDLEVGAKICLLRHPENIKDPNAIKVLSSDSGLSEMLGYLPKDVSQCLSPLIDQYGLKFEGTITCVPKNSSEAVPVKVVCHKMTSDGWKESESAGGDFKLLWEKVLQVVEHQMQFPPKTTRYQLNFNVLVQEVLRSCSHLFTADEKTFLESFPSLSEDSQRLFIRLYTRKGPWFRLSNISYPEVSDSLQALKNLTVSGFMSSVEDANDLSYQKMKEITELLNITELRDILSVNKVFSRGSRKRDLIDSLCSYYNDRTRMDIGTMILERTGLCAKISSTAESLIWRVERLFFLNGEQDLSSFVLLDLGIIKYPTYKCIDSDQIFSDRAKLLAYEEAIEVAQLMDESLDSEDSGTVLKCIMIAETRISSSSSSESALFNCFTAPWVYSKMVLLGVSFLENQKRYNQAVYLLRRLLSCFNCDGRRGYWTVRLSTDLENMGRPNESLSVAEQGLLDPWVRAGSRIALQRRILRLAKPPRRWKTPTFPNLIDNKIPEVTIQGRSLNCEVGMKNRFYGEDGEQCGVEQLALQYYNGEGGGWQGMHTESSIWLTIFGLLMWDILFSDVPGVFQTRFQEGNNRVTARESCKRNG; this is translated from the exons ATGCTCACCGGACGAGAAAGCCTGCTTCGGTTGATCGGAAAACGCCGCCGATCTCTCCCCAGTCGGCACAATCTCCTTTCAACTCCTACTCCG AACTCGTTGAATCTCGATGTCAACGACTCTGGCAATCTCATCTCTCCAACCAGAGACAATATCCGTTCTCCGGAGACTCCGACTTCTCCCGGCAACTCTG ATGATTTGTGTCTATcaaggaagaacaagaagaagcgGAGATTGACTCAGACCACTCTTCTTCAGTGGTCAGGGTCCAAACAATCTGAAGATAGTCCTTTCATCCATCCCcagaagcagcagcagcagcagcaatcAATACTCGAATTTGATGATGACTCAAGTAGTGAGGAGATTTCGAAAACTGTGGCTTTAGACGAAGCCAATGGTGACGAAGCTATTCAGACTTTTATAGTTGGTAGGAAGTTCAGTGATATTCAGGATTTAGAAGTTGGGGCAAAGATCTGTCTTTTGAGACACCCTGAGAACATCAAGGATCCCAACGCTATAAAG GTACTTTCTTCTGACTCTGGGTTGTCTGAGATGCTTGGGTATCTACCCAAAGATGTTTCCCAGTGCTTGTCCCCACTGATTGACCAATATGGTCTTAAGTTTGAG ggaaCAATAACTTGTGTTCCGAAGAATTCTTCCGAAGCTGTTCCAGTTAAAGTTGTTTGTCACAAGATGACATCTGATGGTTGGAAAGAAAGTGAATCTGCTGGTGGAGATTTTAAGCTTCTGTGGGAGAAAGTTCTTCAGGTTGTTGAGCATCAGATGCAGTTTCCGCCTAAGACGACGAGATACCAGTTGAACTTCAATGTATTAGTACAAGAGGTTCTCAGAAGCTGCTCTCACCTATTCACAGCCGATGAAAAGACATTCTTGG AATCCTTCCCATCTCTTTCAGAGGATAGCCAGAGACTTTTCATCCGTCTTTACACACGAAAAG GACCTTGGTTCAGGCTATCAAATATTTCATACCCTGAGGTATCTGATTCTCTTCAAGCTCTGAAAAATCTAACAG TTAGTGGATTCATGAGTTCAGTGGAAGACGCAAACGATCTAAGTTACCAAAAGATGAAGGAGATCACAGAGTTGCTTAACATCACTGAACTTCGTGATATCTTATCTGTAAACAAG GTGTTCAGCCGTGGCTCAAGAAAGAGAGACCTTATAGATTCACTTTGTTCTTATTACAATGATAGAACAAG GATGGATATAGGAACAATGATTCTAGAAAGAACAGGACTGTGTGCTAAGATATCCAGCACAGCAGAATCTCTCATATGGCGTGTTGAG AGGCTTTTCTTTCTCAACGGAGAGCAAGATCTATCCTCTTTTGTTCTGCTAGATCTTGGTATTATCAAATACCCAACCTACAAGTGCATTGACTCGGACCAAATATTTTCAGACCGggctaagcttttagcatatgAAGAG GCCATTGAAGTGGCTCAGTTGATGGATGAGTCTCTTGACAGTGAGGATTCTGGGACGGTGTTGAAATGCATCATGATTGCTGAGACCCGCATATCTAGTTCCTCTTCTTCAGAATCTGCGCTATTTAATTGCTTTACAGCTCCATGGGTTTACTCAAAGATGGTTCTCTTAGGAGTTTCCTTTCTTGAGAACCAAAAGAG ATATAACCAAGCAGTTTATCTACTGAGACGTCTGCTCAGTTGCTTCAACTGTGACGGGAGAAGAGGATACTGGACAGTCAGGTTATCAACAGATTTAGAGAACATGGGACGACCAAACGAGAGTCTTTCAGTAGCAGAACAAGGACTACTGGATCCTTGGGTGCGTGCTGGTTCAAGAATAGCTTTGCAACGACGTATTCTTCGACTAGCAAAACCTCCAAGGCGCTGGAAAACTCCCACCTTCCCAAATCTCATCGACAACAAGATCCCTGAGGTCACCATTCAAGGGAGGTCATTGAACTGTGAAGTTGGCATGAAGAACAGGTTTTATGGAGAAGACGGAGAGCAGTGTGGAGTTGAGCAGCTCGCATTGCAGTATTACAACGGAGAAGGAGGAGGATGGCAGGGGATGCATACAGAGAGTAGCATCTGGTTAACCATTTTTGGTCTTCTCATGTGGGACATTCTGTTCTCTGACGTCCCTGGTGTTTTCCAAACCCGGTTCCAG GAAGGAAACAATCGAGTCACAGCTAGAGAGAGTTGCAAACGGAATGGCTGA
- the LOC106422522 gene encoding 50S ribosomal protein L18, chloroplastic, producing MASVSGCGSVSLLTNRNAFLGSGLQHRAVFLKPWSPPSLLKSGSMVVEAKTKTSSEDRIARHSRIRKKVNGTTERPRLCVFRSNKHLYVQVIDDTKMHTLASASTKQKPISEEFDYTSGPTIEVAKKVGEVIAKSCLEKGITKVAFDRGGYPYHGRIEALAAAAREHGLQF from the exons ATGGCGAGCGTGAGTGGGTGTGGTTCGGTGAGCCTCTTAACTAACCGCAATGCATTCCTGGGAAGCGGACTGCAACACCGTGCCGTTTTTCTGAAACCATGGTCGCCGCCGTCGCTGCTTAAGTCTGGGTCCATGGTGGTTGaagccaaaaccaaaaccagcaGCGAAGACAGAATCGCCCGCCATTCTCGCATCCGTAAGAAG GTTAACGGTACAACGGAGAGGCCAAGGCTGTGCGTATTTCGCTCAAACAAGCATCTTTATGTGCAAGTGATTGACGATACCAAGATGCACACTTTAGCTTCAGCTTCCACCAAGCAGAAACCTATCTCTGAGGAGTTTGATTACACCTCTGGACCAACCATT GAGGTGGCGAAGAAAGTAGGGGAAGTGATAGCGAAATCATGCTTGGAGAAAGGGATCACAAAGGTGGCATTTGACCGTGGTGGTTACCCTTACCATGGTCGCATTGAAGCTCTGGCTGCTGCAGCTCGTGAACATGGTCTTCAGTTTTAA
- the LOC106423751 gene encoding uncharacterized protein LOC106423751, whose product MWWYKYIEDLFNPIPREKRGRNPLLELISSFLFFVKTHKRMTSWKKTIATPFKKAATFFNQPQQTSHNRHANAKAREEHERRMVKELQGDVMACGYEDVLVMWSILDKSNSSNNLSS is encoded by the coding sequence ATGTGGTGGTATAAATACATAGAAGACCTCTTCAATCCAATTCCAAGAGAAAAGCGAGGAAGGAATCCACTGTTAGAACTAATTTCatcttttctgttttttgtCAAAACCCATAAAAGAATGACTTCATGGAAGAAAACAATCGCAACGCCATTCAAGAAAGCGGCGACGTTCTTTAACCAACCGCAGCAAACGTCACACAACCGCCACGCAAACGCCAAGGCGAGGGAGGAACACGAGAGAAGAATGGTGAAGGAGCTTCAAGGTGACGTCATGGCTTGTGGTTATGAAGATGTCCTCGTCATGTGGTCGATTCTTGACAAGTCAAActcttcaaacaatctcagttCTTGA
- the LOC125591795 gene encoding uncharacterized protein LOC125591795, whose amino-acid sequence MYNIVHIDEKWFYMTKKMEKYYLVPDEEVPHRTCQSKNYIEKVMFLAAMARPRFDEEGNETFSGKIGVFPFVTMQPAKRRSKNRDAGTVELKASTSVKREDIRACLIEKVIPVIHERWPIEDRRKTIFIQQDNARTHVQCGDKEFKEAACKNGFDIRLMCQPANSPDLNILDLGYFSAIQSLQHETCPRTVADLVHVVEESFEEYAAEKVNYIFLTLQSCMKEIMKTGGDNKYKIPHMKKATLDRENRLPLQISCDVSLVQSVMATLASS is encoded by the coding sequence ATGTACAACATTGTACATATTGACGAAAAATGGTTCTACATGACAAAGAAAATGGAGAAGTATTATTTAGTTCCTGATGAAGAGGTACCGCATCGTACATGTCAAAGTAAGAACTACATTGAGAAGGTGATGTTCTTGGCGGCGATGGCTCGACCGAGATTTGACGAGGAAGGAAATGAGACATTTTCTGGCAAAATAGGAGTGTTTCCTTTTGTTACCATGCAACCAGCTAAGAGGCGAAGCAAAAACCGAGACGCTGGAACCGTAGAGCTAAAAGCATCAACTTCTGTGAAACGAGAAGACATAAGAGCATGTTTGATTGAAAAGGTCATTCCAGTAATTCATGAAAGATGGCCAATTGAAGATCGGAGGAAGACTATTTTCATCCAACAAGACAACGCAAGGACACATGTCCAGTGTGGTGATAAAGAGTTTAAAGAGGCTGCCTGCAAAAATGGGTTTGATATACGTTTGATGTGTCAACCAGCAAATTCACCGGATCTAAACATTTTAGATCTCGGATATTTCAGTGCAATCCAATCATTACAGCACGAGACATGTCCCAGAACCGTAGCAGATCTTGTTCATGTCGTGGAAGAATCATTCGAAGAGTACGCTGCTGAAAaggttaattatatttttttgacccTTCAATCGTGCATGAAAGAGATCATGAAAACTGGAGGAGACAACAAATATAAAATCCCGCACATGAAGAAAGCTACACTTGATAGAGAGAATCGTCTTCCTCTTCAAATAAGTTGTGATGTCTCCTTGGTTCAAAGCGTAATGGCTACATTAGCATCttcataa